Proteins encoded by one window of Candidatus Nezhaarchaeota archaeon:
- a CDS encoding acetate--CoA ligase family protein, whose product MVRLYEYQGKEILKSVGIKVPRGGIASTPEEARKIAESIGKTVAIKAQILATGRFKAGGIRFASTPYEAELIAKELIGATIKGLKVKRVLIEEKLSIKREFYVGITVDDSYKVRSPVIIFSTEGGIDIEEVAMRSPEKVASLIVDYLEGIDHAKAHGLVSKLGVELSLAKELSDVIVKLYQVFKRSDARIIEVNPLALTDTGEIYAVDCRVTIDDDAVFRHPELGVKLPRDMDREPTELEEIAWEIEERDYRGTAYFAQLITDFKDGEVYIGFHGIGGGGAMLAASELIARGFKLVNYADTSGDPTASKVYRVIKAIFSLPIDAYVLMGSCLANQEQWYHGFAIVKALREELKDKPGFPVLILIAGNREKETHEIIRRGLEDLPIRLEIYGREYVYQTAFIADRVKALVDEYLKERNRERGK is encoded by the coding sequence TTGGTTAGGTTATACGAGTATCAAGGAAAAGAGATACTAAAGTCAGTAGGCATCAAGGTCCCTAGAGGAGGCATAGCATCTACACCAGAAGAGGCGAGAAAGATTGCTGAAAGCATTGGGAAGACAGTAGCAATTAAAGCTCAGATACTAGCTACTGGACGCTTTAAGGCTGGAGGTATAAGGTTTGCCTCAACACCATACGAAGCTGAGCTGATAGCTAAGGAGCTAATTGGAGCTACCATTAAGGGCCTAAAGGTCAAGAGGGTGTTAATTGAGGAGAAGCTCAGTATTAAGAGGGAGTTTTATGTGGGCATAACGGTCGATGACTCCTACAAGGTTAGATCTCCAGTCATAATATTCAGCACGGAGGGGGGAATCGACATAGAAGAGGTTGCCATGAGGAGCCCTGAGAAGGTAGCCTCCTTAATTGTGGATTATCTTGAGGGCATAGATCACGCGAAGGCACATGGGTTGGTCTCAAAGCTTGGAGTTGAGCTGAGCTTAGCAAAGGAGTTGAGCGATGTAATCGTTAAGTTGTATCAAGTCTTCAAGCGAAGTGATGCTAGGATTATCGAAGTAAACCCACTAGCCTTGACTGATACAGGAGAAATCTACGCTGTAGACTGTAGAGTAACGATAGATGACGACGCTGTCTTTCGACATCCAGAGCTTGGTGTTAAGCTTCCAAGAGATATGGATAGAGAGCCCACGGAGCTTGAGGAGATAGCGTGGGAGATTGAGGAGAGGGATTATAGGGGAACAGCATACTTTGCTCAATTAATCACAGACTTCAAGGATGGTGAGGTCTACATAGGCTTTCATGGGATTGGTGGGGGAGGGGCCATGCTGGCTGCCAGTGAACTGATAGCTCGAGGCTTCAAACTCGTTAACTATGCTGATACGAGCGGTGATCCAACAGCAAGCAAGGTGTATAGGGTAATTAAGGCGATATTCTCGCTACCAATAGATGCTTATGTCCTCATGGGCTCGTGCCTAGCTAATCAGGAGCAATGGTATCACGGATTCGCCATAGTTAAAGCATTAAGGGAGGAGCTGAAGGATAAGCCCGGTTTCCCAGTACTAATATTGATAGCTGGGAACAGAGAGAAGGAGACTCATGAAATCATAAGGAGAGGGTTGGAAGATCTACCAATTCGCCTAGAAATCTATGGGCGCGAATATGTGTATCAGACAGCCTTCATAGCTGATAGAGTTAAGGCACTAGTTGATGAGTACTTAAAGGAGAGGAATCGCGAGAGGGGTAAGTAA
- a CDS encoding aspartate aminotransferase family protein yields MRKSMPKRGLSREEILKKLKEYTSDDVDPFGGRLFTIAFESGVEEFRDVALEVFKMFAFNNILDFTEFPSAIRMEKDIVDYAISLMHGDDQTVGTFTFGGTESVFLAVKAARDRFILSKGVITIPEIVMPVTGHPCYDKAAEYMGMRVKRVKINEETYQADPNAINEAITENTAMIVGSAPNWPFGTIDPIKDLAEIAKDKNLWLHVDACVGGFVLPFMEKLGENIPVFDFRIDGVSSISLDPHKYAYTPIGASVILFRKKFYKMFSQFANIKWPGYPIVNPAVLSSRSEAPLAAAWAALHFLGEEGYVKLAEKIVRARNSIVKGLRELEYRVMGEPSVIAAFTSNEVNLFRLCDEMAKRGWLFLPQKGIVDMNIPPSVHLTITPIHERVAPLMLEDLKVATENVKRMPPSEVEGVLDAFSMILKFLAPKEIDIATLGKVLFDMEKVIDTYGPKLLTALGLEKGFPKEMATIYQLLSAVPPEIAELLVNYIIIEVFNRGLQS; encoded by the coding sequence ATGAGGAAGTCCATGCCGAAGAGGGGTTTAAGTAGGGAGGAGATCTTGAAGAAGCTGAAGGAGTACACTAGTGATGACGTGGACCCCTTTGGTGGAAGATTGTTCACAATAGCATTTGAGTCTGGGGTGGAGGAGTTTAGGGATGTTGCACTCGAGGTATTTAAGATGTTTGCATTTAATAACATCCTAGATTTCACGGAATTCCCAAGCGCAATTAGGATGGAGAAGGACATAGTCGACTATGCGATCAGCTTAATGCATGGGGATGATCAAACCGTCGGAACGTTCACATTCGGTGGAACTGAAAGCGTTTTCCTTGCGGTTAAGGCTGCTAGGGATAGATTCATCCTCAGTAAAGGGGTGATTACAATACCGGAGATTGTAATGCCAGTAACGGGGCACCCTTGCTATGATAAGGCAGCAGAGTACATGGGGATGAGAGTTAAAAGAGTTAAAATAAATGAGGAGACTTATCAAGCAGATCCTAACGCAATAAATGAGGCCATAACCGAGAACACAGCTATGATTGTTGGCTCAGCACCAAACTGGCCATTTGGCACAATAGATCCAATAAAAGATTTAGCTGAAATTGCTAAGGACAAGAACCTATGGCTCCACGTGGACGCTTGTGTTGGAGGGTTCGTGCTCCCCTTCATGGAGAAGTTGGGCGAGAACATACCGGTCTTCGACTTTAGAATAGACGGCGTTTCATCAATTTCACTTGATCCACATAAATACGCTTATACGCCCATTGGGGCATCCGTAATACTTTTTAGGAAGAAGTTTTACAAGATGTTCTCTCAATTCGCAAACATTAAGTGGCCCGGATACCCGATAGTTAACCCAGCAGTTCTCTCTTCACGATCGGAGGCACCACTTGCAGCAGCTTGGGCAGCACTGCACTTCCTTGGTGAGGAGGGGTACGTGAAGCTCGCAGAGAAGATCGTAAGAGCTAGGAACAGCATTGTGAAAGGTTTGCGAGAGCTCGAATACAGGGTTATGGGCGAACCATCAGTTATAGCCGCCTTTACCTCAAATGAAGTGAACCTATTCAGGTTATGCGATGAGATGGCTAAGAGAGGTTGGCTATTCCTACCTCAGAAGGGCATAGTTGACATGAACATCCCCCCAAGCGTCCACCTAACCATAACCCCAATACATGAGAGGGTTGCACCACTCATGCTCGAAGATCTTAAAGTTGCAACCGAGAACGTTAAGAGAATGCCACCATCTGAGGTGGAGGGAGTGCTCGATGCCTTCAGCATGATACTAAAATTCTTGGCCCCTAAGGAGATCGACATAGCAACTCTCGGGAAGGTCCTCTTCGACATGGAGAAGGTCATAGATACATACGGTCCAAAACTCCTTACAGCTCTCGGGTTAGAGAAGGGATTTCCGAAGGAAATGGCCACAATCTATCAATTACTAAGTGCAGTACCACCAGAAATCGCTGAGCTACTAGTGAACTACATCATAATAGAGGTTTTTAATAGAGGTCTACAATCGTAA